The genomic stretch ctgAAATTATGTTGGTAAGCTATGCAACGGTAAATTAACAGTTTTCTTCATTTCATGCAGTTATGTATACAGTAGAGTTTCAAAAGCGCGGTTTGCCTCATGTTCACATATTGTTATTCTTGCACCGAGAAGATAAGTTTCCTAATGCTGATCATATTGATAAAATCATTTCTGCCGAGATACCTGATAAAGAAAAAAATCCACAATTGTACCAAGTTGTAACAGAGCTTATGCTACATGGACCATGTGGAGGTAGCAACACATCCCCATGTATGGAACATGGAAAATGCTCAAAACATTTTCCAAAAAAATTTGTGGAAAACACAACTGTGGATGAGTCAGGTTATCCAGTCTACAGAAGAAGAAACAACGGTGTAAAGGTTGTCAAAGGTGAggttgaacttgataatagatATGTAGTCCCGTACAACCCAAAGTTGCTCTTAAAATATCATGCACACATCAATGTCGAATGGTGCAATCAATCTCGATCTATCaagtatttatttaaatatataaataAGGGATATGATCGGGTTACCGCGTCAATCTCGGCTGATGATGCTGATGAACAAGATGAAATCAAGATGTATTATGATTGTCGATATGTCTCAGCATGTGAAGCGGCATGGAGGATCTTTGGGTTTGATATACATTATAGAACACCATCAGTTGAAAGATTAAATTTCCATCTTCCAGGTGAACAAAGTGTGGTATACAACGAGTCCGAGTCACTTGATGTTGTGTTGGACAAGCGGACTGTTGATGAAACGATGTTTCTAGCTTGGATGGAGTGCAACAAAACCAATGACGAGGCTAGAAAATTGACTTATGCTGATTTCCCAAAGAAATTCGTTTGGAATAGGGAATTGCGTGAGTGGACTCCCCGTCAAAAAGGCTTTGCCATTGGTAGGGTTTATCATGCTTCTCCGGGATCAGGTGAAAGGTATTATCTGAGAACTTTACTAAATCATGTAAGAGGTCCAAAATGTTACGAGGATATCCGAACTGTTGATGAGGTCATTTGCCCCACTTTTAAGGAAGCGTGTTACATGAGAGGATTACTTGACGATGATAATGAGTACATTGATGGCATAAAGGAGGCAAGTAAGTGGGGAACGGCATATTATCTTAGAAACCTATTTGCAATGCTATTAATATCCGGCAGCATGTCAAGACCAGAAGAAGTGTGGGAACAAACATGGGACCTTTTGTCCGACGACATTCTACACAAGCAGCGAAGATTTTTTCGAATTCCAGGTAATAGTTCAATTATAATAAAAAATTATCTCATCCTAATGATCTTTTTACAATAATTTTGGTAGTCATTTATGAATGATAAATGAGTTACTCTTACACTTGATGTATTACTCTTATCAGATTTGAATCTTAGTGATGAGGAAATAAGGAATTATGCCTTAGCCGAAATTGAGACTATTCTTCAGAAAAATGGAAGCAGCCTCCGAAATTTTTCATCAATGAATGTCCCGGACGAAATTCTTATGAAAGATAGTGGTAATAGGCTGCTCGCAGCAGAACTGTCATATGACAGAGCTAAATTAGCCGAAGAACATGCGATTCTCCTTCCACGCCTAACAGATGAACAAAGAACGGTGTATGACGATATCATGACCGCCATTCACGATGGAAAAGGAGGTGTTTTCTTTCTTTATGGTTATGGAGGTACTGGGAAAACATTTTTATGGAGGACCTTATGTTCTGCCATTCGCTCCAAAGGCGAGATTGTTCTCCCAGTTGCATCAAGTGGTATTGCTTCATTACTACTACCAAACGGAAGTACTGCGCACTCCAGGTTTGGCATTCCTCTTAATCCTACTGAGGATTCATTTTGCAGTCGTATCACACCTGATTCTGATCTAACCGGACTACTTGTAAAGACCAAACTTATAATTTGGGATGAAGCTCCCATGACTCAGAAATATTGTTTTGAAGCACTAGACAGGAGTTTGAGAGATGTTATGCGTTTCTCTGATACTGAGTATGCAGATAAACCATTTGGTGGTAAGGTGGTCGTTTTTGGGGGTGACTTTCGACAGATTTTGCCAGTCGTACCCAAAGGTAGTAGACAAGATATTGTGGGCGCTGCAATTAACTCATCCTATCTATGGCATTCATGCAAGGTTTTAAAACTCACAAAAAACATGCGACTTCATTCGGACAGCTCAAGTTCCAATGCAGATGAGGTAAAAGAATTTTCAGATTGGCTCTTGAAAGTTGGGGATGGCAATGCTGGAGAGCCTAACGACGGTGAAGCTACTATACCAATTGATGATGACCTGCTGATAAAGGATACAAGCAATCCTGTCAAGGCAATTGTCGAGAGCACTTATCCTCTCATCCATGAAAACATGTGGGAACCTACGTATTTCCAAGAGAGGGCAATTTTAGCTCCTACAAATGAAATTGTTGAGAGGGTTAATGAACATGTGCTATCATTGATGCCCGGAGAAGTGAGAGAGTACTTGAGTTCAGATAGTATAAGCAAAGCCGATAATGTGGGTAATTACGGAGATGTATACTCAACAGAGTTCTTGAACTCTATCAGATGCTCCGGCCTACCAAATCATCAAATAACGTTGAAGATAGGTGCACCAATAATGCTCATGAGAAACCTTGATCAGGCTGCTGGCTTGTGCAATGGTACCAGATTACTGGTAAACCGAATGGGAGACCACGTAATTCAAGCCACCATTATTTCTGGCAAAAATATTGGAGAGAAGGTTCTAATTCCTAGGATGATTTTAAGCCCGTCAGACACCAATACGTTGCCCATCAAATTCCAGCGGAGACAATTTCCGGTTATGGTATGTTATGCAATGACTATAAACAAGAGCCAAGGTCAGTCACTTTCACACGTGGGTTTGTATCTACCGAGGCCCGTATTTAGTCATGGTCAACTTTATGTCGCCCTATCTAGGGTCACAAGCAAAAGAGGACTGAAAATTCTGATATGTGACCAAGAATGTCGTACACATAACACTACTGAAAATGTAGTCTACAAAGAAGCGTTTCGGAATTTATAGGGTCATCGAAGATGAAACGTGTAACCGAATAATAATTCTACTTTAGACTTTTAATTTCTACTCCAAACTTAAATTTCCTTTTGATGTAGACACAATTTGATTTTTATTAGTAGAAAAAAGCTATTATGAGTTATATGTGTTCTTTTGTGTTCATTTAAGAGGTTTTGCGATACAGACAACATTTACTTTAATATAAAAACAATGGACATTAATAATACTTTTAACATAGATCATGACAACAAGATTAGAACAAGTCTTCCATCATAATCATCTATGGTATTGTGTTTACTCATTATCTGTAAACACGAATTGTAAAAATTACGAATCCACTGCTTAAACTTTGGAAAATAGATTAATGAAATATCTGAATTTATTAAGCTAATTGTATCCCATAGATTATTCAAATAGCTTCAAAAAACCCCGGCCAACCGTCCGACTATTCACATACATATACACATATAAAAGTAATTCTGATTCATTGAAGTAATTTTACCTGGCACATTGGATACGACGAAGATACGACGGATTAACTGTCAGTGAACCAGATCCTTGAGCCTCATCATGTTACTCGCGTTGGGAACGATTTTGGGATCCTATGCATTAGCATCTCCTAAACAATAGATAGTATCTGAACACAAAACAAACATTTATATTAACATAAATAGTGAATCAATCTTTTCTCAGTGAACTTAGATCATAGAAACTCACATTTGAGATTGATCGATTTAAACCACCATGGACGTCACATCATTCTGACTATTTTGAATTGGGTTCTCAACAGTCAGGTTTCCCTCAACATTTGAACAAAGCTTTCATATCCATGCACCAATAGTTGCTCATAAGACTCGAGGTGCTGTCATTGCTAAGGCATCAGGCTTCGTATAAAGCGTCTTATTTGAGTTTCAAATCTGAGTACGCAATTATGAGCCAAAGGGTAAGTTCTAGAGCCTTGGATATGGAGATGAAGTAATTTGAGATTTGTGGGTAATTGAGGAGTGATCGTAAATGAAGAAGAGGTAGAAGAATGGTCTGGAAGTTGGTCTTTGACTCTTTGTTTAATCGCTTTTTTTGTGATTttgttaattattattattattattattattattatttccctCAACATGTTGTACCTAATGTATTCTAAATATCCCTTACCCATACCCGTGCTGCTTTGCACGGGTATTAAACTAGTACTCTATAAAGCAAGGGACAAATAACAGTTTGGCCACAATTAGTAAAACAAACGAAATGAGAATACAAGACAAAATTTAACAAAATTATCACCATCAATTATTAGGAGCCCGTGTaacaaaatttaacaaaaattaaACACAATGCTACTAAAAGTTGAGCAGCCCCGTGTAACAAAACACAATTATCAGGAGGATGTAAAATTTGTAAACTCACCCTCTTTACTAATATACTCGATATATCACTATCAATTATAGTGAGATAAAAATTAGACTTTTGGTGACGAATCAACACAAATAGACATATCCATATCGCCTTAAATAAGAAATTAACGAGCAAGAATATTTTGACTTTAGATTGTTAGGCATAGAGTATGACTAGTGGCGAAATAACATAACATGTCTCGGACAAATTAGCTTATGTATTATAAAGTaaataatataattgtaattatGATAAATAGTTATTAATTAGTAAAAGGAGAGAGCTTATCTGAAGAGGTTGTGACGTGACTTGAGGTCACTGTCCTAAAGTCAAATATGCCCCGTCTGCTACACACGGCCTCAATGGCATTCGACCCCAGGATTAACACAACCGCTGCGACTTCGGTGTAGGCAAAGACGCAGATGAAAACAGCCAAGATCGTTGGcagaaaacctcaaagaatatttcTTAAGAATGTATGAgagaattataattttgttgtctCTCAAAGTGAAAGAGAAGACTTGTTTATATAGGCTAAAAAAGCTTAAGAATTAACGAAATCAGTTTTTTGGAAAATAAGAAAGCATGATAAATCGGGCAATCAGCTTGGATGACCGCAACAATCAATTCCGTAGACTGCGCCAATCAGTCTCGGAAATTGAACCTTTGAAAATATTAAAAAATGTTCCAAAAAAACAACTTAACTAGTATTTTTCCAATGTGAGACAAAAAGACTATTAGAGCCATTATTCCAACACTTATTGCACCTCGACCTCTTCCCCTTCCGTTTCCCCTTCTACCACTACCTCGACCTCGAGCGTTAGGAGATCCTTCTGCACCATTGAAATGTGTCGAAGAACAGTGACTCCAAGTCTCCAAGATTTGTATTGCATTATAAGACTTCAATTAAGCATACTCTTAAAAATGGGATATATAACTAAAAAATGATTATCACAGCATTTCAATCTCACAAGTTGGTCTACACCCTCCTCAAAATTCGAGATTAAACCATCAACGCCTATATCACACAAAATGAAGACCTACCCATTGTTCATATTAAGataaaatcaacaaaatcaaaCATTATACTCATAATGCTCCGATTAAACCTAAAAGCAACAATATATTGAGTAGGGAGTAATACTTTTTTTAGGAGATGGTCTTAATCATAGGTCTTAATCATAGGCACATATTTAAAAAGCCCAGAATACAATAATATGAGCGGGACATTTAAGGAACAAATTGATGCAGAAGTTGGAATGTGAGCCTCGTAATTGAAAGCCCGAAACTTCTAACTCCAACTGTCGAATACCTGACGGAATAAAAAGATTCTGTTAGAGCTAAAGCACAAATTTTCGACTCCTGTTAGCACAAGGAATCCAATTCTTGACTCCTAAAAGCATCAGTGAATACTGAATGCAGATTAGTCGATGCACACAATGATAGCTTAAAAAACTTATGGTAAAGACATTAGCAGCTAGGACGGTACTCACAAAATCAACCGAGCAATTATAGAGCTAAGTAGTCGAATAATAATCCAAGAAAGGTGTGCATTTGTCATACGACATGTTAAGCCCTAGACGGCATATAAATGGACCTAGCTGATGTGGAAGCCTGTACACGAGGCCTGCAACTCGACGGCGGAAACTACGATTTCCGAGGGACGAAGACCTGTCATGAAATTAAGAATGAGCTAGACTGCTAGAGTAATGATCTGGAGACCCCAAAGTTCAATAACATATAAGTGAAATATCAGTATATTAAATACATCTATAACAATCCTAGGACACATAATTTAAGCTCCAACTCATTTCCACATACATAGCATTTTAAAAACCGCGGAATACAATAGCTTAGACAGCATATGAATAGATCAACCTGATTTTAAAACCCCAGAGTACAATACCTTAGACGGCATTTGAATACGCCTACCTGCAACTCAACGGCAGAAACTACGATATCCATGGGACGAAAACCTATCGTGAAATGAAGAATTAGTTTTAGAAAAAAAAGGTATTGAATTTAGGTTGAAAAAGAGATAGTAATTGATGAACAAGAAGTGTAAAGGAAAAGATTATAGCCACCCGGCACCCGATTCAAAAACCTGAACGTGCGGCCTGCAGGTAATTGAATGACTGTGACTGCGATACCCGGACCTGACATCAAATGAAAAAGTAGTTAGTTCAGTATTTCAAAAACCTCAGAATACAAGACATGATGATACTACACATGATCACCCACTAATTGAAGGCATGCCTGCCTTGTAATAGATCAGCTTGATAGGAAATATAAGATCAGGGAGTCAAATACATCTACATTCTACATACAACAATCATAAGACACATAACTTAAGCTCCATCTCATTTGCACGTACACACCGCTAAGCCCCAGAATACAATAGCTTAAACGGCATATAGATGGATCTATCTGATGTGGAAGCTTGTGCAGGAGACCTGCAACTCGACGGCCGAAACTATGATATCTGAGGTTTCAAAGACCCGGAAACAAAATTAACACAACTCATTGAATCGAAGCAACAAAGAACAACCAAACTTACCATGAAATTTCAAGTAAAAACTCTATCATTTTCCACAAATGTATTAGAAATCTCATATTCACCCTAATCTCTGATAAAGATGGTAACCCATCAAAATCCAACTTCAAGGGGTAAGAAACCATGTATAATAATCATCAAAAAAACACATAATCACcaatacaataatcaaaataaaaaataacCAAATCTCAAAAGCCGAACAAAACCCAGATGAAGGTGAAAGGAAAAACCCCAGAATAGAAAAACAGTATGAAGAGTAATGGTTCAATGTTCATTTTAAAAATTCCACATTAGTCGGAttaaaaataaagggattaacaataaagagagagaactaggattgtcgggtcataaATGAATGTCACAAATTGCAGATAAGGTCAcaaattagtcgatgtgtcgatctaaggggcaacgaatatctcctttcggtctcaattcgccctaaaatgctattagcttaactttcgccctcactaaagcatcctattgttcactgcgggtctcacccttccaacctttcctttcggtctaggtcaaggcttaccaatattaagtaggctaaatgcatcgattcaaatagctagaaacaattaaagcagtgattaacaacatagacttaacaacaacgacaaatccgtaaacctaattagcaattaacatcggttcatcgactcccctaaatcctagcaggagaattagctaaacatagatAAGGGAAGAGCAAGAGCGAAAAATAAAGgaataaacaacatcataaattaaaaataaagtaaAGGAAGAAAAAGAGTAAGGAAAGGAATTACTGATTAAGAGATCCGGAAAAGAATGGTGGAAAAGTGTTTaacagagaaaagagagaaggaaaagcATAAAGTGTGATAGAAGCGTCGTCCTAGTAGTATCCAGGATaattatgacctaatcccgacttcctttatatagggaagcgagATTTTACAAACATAAACCCAATCACGGACTAAAAATTCCGAGCCcaatagcaaaccactcgatcgagtgcttttaaactactcgatcgagtaaaataaagcttaaaccactcgatcgaatagaaaatctactcgatcgagtaaatcctaaaatgcaactactcgatcgagtgtaaaaaggactcgatcgaacataattgtactcgatcgagtactttccagcgcacacaatttcctgctttgcgcactgaatttcaaacggctgccatttcttcgttacttgggcaaacaaggCGATTccgatggcgttggaaagctaagaggacaagatttcatctacaattgaaatcacctgaatatctgttgtagaactcgagatatggctctccaaattaggcactagcaatttgaagttcttactttgctcgcctagctatcttttttctttgcgcatctcaaaatagctacattcccactccaaattcactcttcctccaaatgcatgctaaacggacggtaaaaggcttgattccactactttctggttcattcctgcaaataagacaaaacaaaccaaagtagcatattcggggcatttcgtagcataaaactacgataatagcatagaaatacgtgcataaaaaggcctaaaaagactatataaaatgcacgtatgaGTTAACACCCAGAAAAGGGTAAACTAAAATCATTTAACTGAGAAAGAATAACGGAGCTTATCCTCTAATCACCAAATACCAAGCAAAAGCAACAATAAAGTTCACGTTATGATTTGA from Silene latifolia isolate original U9 population chromosome 2, ASM4854445v1, whole genome shotgun sequence encodes the following:
- the LOC141626705 gene encoding uncharacterized protein LOC141626705, whose product is MDVKQHTKKVHPYIQFVMSYNKNVFYTYEKLYFNTGECSKYVLNGTQLEDDGLQYNNDDGDDDDELQEEYWDIGDPTWCCVSCESMMWYDERVRKDRKTCNPRFSLCCMQGKVELPFLKKPPATLMNLLSKNDSKSKNFINNIRAYNMMFSFTSMGGKIDRTINQGRSTYTFKLHGQNYHNIGSLLPVEGASPKFTQLYIYDTEDEVSNRKRAISPTNPDAFDDDIISKLKDMLDEHNSLAKAFRMARDRFAYTGCKNIKLRLIGRRAKDGRTYNLPTTSEVAALIVGDIGCAPDERDIVVQTQTGSLQRINELHPSYLALQYPLLFPYGEDGYSCDILHSDAYEANTKKRKKLTMREFFAFRIMERNVERGCALLVARRLFQQFLVDAYTMIETERLNFIRRNQQVLRADKYITLRESVANGHTNPSTRGRRIVLPSSFTGGARYMIQNYQDAMATCREFGYPDLFITFTCNPKWPEVVRYAKRMGVRPEDRPDILCRVFKIKLDQLVRDLKKGRLFGRVQSVMYTVEFQKRGLPHVHILLFLHREDKFPNADHIDKIISAEIPDKEKNPQLYQVVTELMLHGPCGGSNTSPCMEHGKCSKHFPKKFVENTTVDESGYPVYRRRNNGVKVVKGEVELDNRYVVPYNPKLLLKYHAHINVEWCNQSRSIKYLFKYINKGYDRVTASISADDADEQDEIKMYYDCRYVSACEAAWRIFGFDIHYRTPSVERLNFHLPGEQSVVYNESESLDVVLDKRTVDETMFLAWMECNKTNDEARKLTYADFPKKFVWNRELREWTPRQKGFAIGRVYHASPGSGERYYLRTLLNHVRGPKCYEDIRTVDEVICPTFKEACYMRGLLDDDNEYIDGIKEASKWGTAYYLRNLFAMLLISGSMSRPEEVWEQTWDLLSDDILHKQRRFFRIPDLNLSDEEIRNYALAEIETILQKNGSSLRNFSSMNVPDEILMKDSGNRLLAAELSYDRAKLAEEHAILLPRLTDEQRTVYDDIMTAIHDGKGGVFFLYGYGGTGKTFLWRTLCSAIRSKGEIVLPVASSGIASLLLPNGSTAHSRFGIPLNPTEDSFCSRITPDSDLTGLLVKTKLIIWDEAPMTQKYCFEALDRSLRDVMRFSDTEYADKPFGGKVVVFGGDFRQILPVVPKGSRQDIVGAAINSSYLWHSCKVLKLTKNMRLHSDSSSSNADEVKEFSDWLLKVGDGNAGEPNDGEATIPIDDDLLIKDTSNPVKAIVESTYPLIHENMWEPTYFQERAILAPTNEIVERVNEHVLSLMPGEVREYLSSDSISKADNVGNYGDVYSTEFLNSIRCSGLPNHQITLKIGAPIMLMRNLDQAAGLCNGTRLLVNRMGDHVIQATIISGKNIGEKVLIPRMILSPSDTNTLPIKFQRRQFPVMGHKQKRTENSDM